The Paraburkholderia sp. SOS3 genome includes a region encoding these proteins:
- a CDS encoding DMT family transporter has protein sequence MNSRESQGMLLGLIGVVVFSLTLPMTRIVVAEWHPLLNGLGRALVAAVPAGALLLWRRERLPNWAQLKSLCVVSLGVVIAFPVFSAWSMKYVPASHGAVVNGLQPLCVAIYAAWLSHERPSKLFWSCALAGSAIVVAFAFEAGGGAPQAGDLLMLVAVGIGALGYAEGARLAKQIGGWQVICWALVVSAPFLALPVGWLAWQQHLLHPGPVALKTWLAFAYVAFFSQFLGFFAWYAGLAMGGIARVGQVQLLQIFFTMAFSALFFGESVAPSTWIFAAAVIATVMLGRRATVQTAPRAVRTS, from the coding sequence ATGAATTCGCGCGAATCCCAAGGCATGCTGCTCGGCCTGATCGGCGTGGTGGTGTTCAGCCTCACGCTGCCGATGACGCGCATCGTCGTGGCCGAATGGCACCCGCTGCTGAACGGGCTCGGCCGCGCGCTCGTCGCCGCCGTGCCTGCCGGCGCGCTGCTCCTCTGGCGCCGCGAACGGCTGCCGAACTGGGCCCAGCTGAAAAGCCTCTGCGTCGTCTCGCTCGGCGTGGTGATCGCGTTTCCGGTGTTCTCCGCATGGTCGATGAAGTACGTGCCCGCCTCGCACGGTGCGGTCGTCAACGGCTTGCAGCCGTTGTGCGTCGCGATCTACGCGGCGTGGCTCTCGCACGAACGGCCGTCGAAGCTCTTCTGGTCGTGCGCGCTCGCGGGCAGCGCGATCGTCGTCGCATTCGCGTTCGAGGCGGGCGGCGGCGCACCGCAGGCAGGCGACCTGCTCATGCTCGTCGCGGTCGGCATCGGCGCGCTCGGTTACGCGGAAGGCGCGCGGCTCGCGAAACAGATCGGCGGCTGGCAAGTCATCTGCTGGGCGCTCGTCGTATCCGCGCCGTTTCTTGCGCTGCCGGTCGGCTGGCTCGCGTGGCAGCAGCATCTGCTGCACCCGGGGCCGGTTGCGCTCAAGACGTGGCTCGCGTTCGCCTATGTGGCGTTCTTTTCGCAGTTCCTCGGCTTTTTCGCGTGGTACGCGGGGCTCGCGATGGGCGGCATCGCGCGCGTCGGCCAGGTGCAACTGCTGCAGATTTTCTTCACGATGGCGTTTTCGGCGCTGTTTTTCGGCGAAAGCGTCGCGCCGTCGACGTGGATTTTTGCCGCAGCAGTCATCGCCACCGTGATGCTCGGCCGCCGTGCGACGGTGCAGACGGCGCCGCGCGCGGTTCGCACAAGCTGA
- a CDS encoding VOC family protein: MTVHPLRLDHLVVSARTLDEGSQYVADTLGVAPSGGGSHPLMRTSNRLLNLWGGVYLEVIAVDPDAPEPTDGAARPRLFALDDPALAARLDSGPYLSHWVARVERPKDLARWQAQYPERIAPVVPMTRGDFTWGLSVPDDGAFPSWQHAGDGIVPTLIQWSTALHPTQRLPESGIALRTLSAVHPQADLIAAHLDWLGAAHLIKLAATDGAPALVAEFETPGGLRTLK, translated from the coding sequence ATGACCGTCCACCCGCTTCGCCTCGATCATCTCGTCGTCTCGGCCCGCACGCTCGACGAAGGTTCGCAATATGTCGCCGACACGCTCGGCGTCGCGCCGTCCGGCGGCGGCTCGCATCCGCTGATGCGCACGAGCAACCGGCTGCTGAACCTGTGGGGCGGCGTCTATCTCGAGGTGATCGCGGTCGATCCCGACGCGCCCGAACCCACCGACGGCGCGGCCCGCCCGCGCCTCTTCGCGCTCGACGACCCCGCGCTCGCCGCGCGGCTCGACAGCGGCCCGTATCTGTCGCACTGGGTGGCGCGCGTCGAGCGGCCGAAAGATCTCGCGCGCTGGCAGGCGCAATACCCCGAGCGGATTGCGCCTGTCGTGCCGATGACGCGCGGCGATTTCACGTGGGGCCTGTCGGTGCCCGACGACGGCGCATTCCCGAGCTGGCAGCACGCCGGCGACGGCATCGTGCCGACGCTGATCCAATGGAGCACGGCATTACATCCGACGCAGCGCCTGCCCGAATCGGGTATTGCATTGAGAACGCTTAGCGCCGTGCATCCGCAAGCCGATCTGATTGCGGCTCACCTCGACTGGCTCGGCGCCGCGCATCTGATCAAACTCGCCGCAACCGACGGCGCACCCGCGCTCGTCGCCGAGTTCGAGACGCCGGGCGGTCTGCGCACACTCAAATAA